The Manihot esculenta cultivar AM560-2 chromosome 1, M.esculenta_v8, whole genome shotgun sequence genome has a window encoding:
- the LOC110631362 gene encoding pentatricopeptide repeat-containing protein At5g27110, with translation MDFAKLLSILRKCMTTKSIRQGKLIHQKMVTLGLQDNIALCKNLINLYFSCQYYDLAKLIFQRVENPLDISLWNCLLAAYTKNHMYMEALELFDRLLRYPFVKPDSFTYPSLLKACGGLGEASYGREIHAHLIKSGYVFDIVVGSSLVGLYAKCNLFSCAIQLFDEMPERDVASWNTVISCFYQCGNAKKALELFGKMRDSGFEPNSVTLTTVISSCARLLDLERGKEIHRVIIKSGMVLDGFVSSALIDMYGKCGCLDIAKDIFEQTPKKPLVAWNCMIAGYSSVGDSKRCIELLKRMNLEGIKPTLTTLSSILMACSRAAQLRHGRFMHGYVIRNSIKADIFVISGLIDLYFKCGRVHSAETVFEMLPKENVVCWNVMISGYLTVGNYFEALHMYDEMNVAGVKPDAVTFSSLLSACSQLAALEKGKEIHNCVSERGLETNEVVMGALLDMYAKCGAVDEARIVFNKLPERDVVSWTSMITAYGSNGQALEALRLFGEMQQSNAKPDAVTFLEVLSACSHAGLVDKGYYYFNQMTIKFGINPRIEHCSCLIDLLGRAGRLREAYSILHSNREITEDVGLLSTLFSACHLHKDLELGEEIAKLLIKKDPDDPSTYVTLSNMYASVKKWDKVRTVRLKMKELGLKKNPGCSWIEIDKRIQSFFVKDQSHPEAEAIHECLTILTSHMEKDEILPLNIEESTSFQLEG, from the coding sequence ATGGACTTCGCAAAGCTACTGTCTATCTTAAGAAAATGCATGACTACCAAGTCAATACGGCAAGGCAAACTCATCCACCAAAAAATGGTCACTTTAGGCCTACAAGACAACATTGCCTTGTGCAAGAACCTTATCAACCTCTACTTCTCTTGCCAATACTATGACCTCGCTAAGCTTATTTTCCAAAGGGTTGAGAACCCATTAGACATCTCCTTGTGGAATTGCCTTTTGGCTGCTTACACCAAGAATCATATGTACATGGAAGCGCTTGAACTTTTTGATAGGTTATTGCGATATCCTTTCGTGAAACCTGATAGTTTTACCTACCCAAGTTTGCTAAAGGCTTGTGGTGGGTTAGGTGAAGCTAGTTATGGGAGAGAGATTCATGCGCATTTGATAAAATCTGGTTATGTGTTTGATATTGTTGTTGGGAGCTCTCTGGTGGGGTTGTATGCGAAGTGCAACTTGTTTTCGTGTGCTATACAGTTGTTTGACGAAATGCCTGAAAGAGATGTGGCGAGTTGGAATACTGTTATTTCTTGTTTTTACCAATGTGGCAATGCTAAGAAAGCGTTGGAACTGTTTGGGAAAATGAGGGATTCTGGGTTTGAGCCGAACTCAGTGACATTGACGACTGTCATCTCATCATGTGCAAGGCTGTTGGACTTAGAAAGAGGTAAAGAGATTCATAGGGTAATTATAAAAAGTGGGATGGTATTGGATGGTTTTGTTAGTTCTGCTCTTATAGACATGTATGGAAAATGTGGCTGCTTAGATATAGCTAAAGACATTTTTGAGCAGACGCCAAAAAAGCCTCTGGTTGCTTGGAATTGCATGATTGCAGGATACAGTTCGGTTGGTGATAGCAAAAGATGCATTGAACTTCTTAAGAGAATGAATCTTGAAGGAATTAAACCAACTCTAACCACTTTAAGTAGTATCTTAATGGCATGTTCAAGAGCAGCCCAACTTCGTCATGGAAGATTCATGCATGGATATGTGATTAGAAACAGTATTAAGGCTGATATTTTTGTTATCAGTGGATTAATTGATCTATACTTCAAATGTGGAAGAGTCCACTCCGCTGAAACTGTCTTTGAAATGCTGCCGAAGGAAAATGTAGTttgttggaatgttatgatttCTGGATATCTGACTGTGGGCAATTATTTTGAGGCACTTCACATGTATGATGAAATGAATGTGGCCGGTGTAAAACCAGATGCTGTAACGTTCTCTAGTCTCTTATCAGCTTGTTCACAACTAGCAGCCTTAGAAAAGGGTAAAGAGATACATAATTGTGTCTCCGAGAGGGGATTAGAGACTAATGAAGTTGTCATGGGGGCTCTCCTTGACATGTATGCTAAATGTGGTGCTGTAGATGAAGCCCGTATCGTTTTTAACAAGTTGCCAGAGAGGGATGTTGTATCATGGACTTCAATGATTACTGCCTATGGATCTAATGGCCAAGCTTTAGAAGCTCTGAGGCTTTTTGGTGAAATGCAGCAGTCTAATGCAAAACCAGATGCAGTCACTTTCCTTGAAGTTTTGTCAGCTTGCAGCCATGCAGGATTGGTTGATAAGGGCTATTATTATTTCAATCAGATGACCATCAAGTTTGGAATTAATCCAAGAATTGAGCACTGCTCTTGCTTGATTGATCTTCTTGGGCGTGCTGGAAGATTGCGTGAAGCTTATAGCATTCTCCATAGCAATAGAGAAATTACAGAAGATGTTGGATTGTTAAGCACACTATTTTCTGCGTGCCATTTGCATAAAGATTTAGAATTGGGGGAGGAAATTGCAAAGTTGCTTATTAAGAAAGATCCTGATGATCCATCAACTTATGTTACTTTATCAAATATGTATGCGTCTGTGAAGAAGTGGGATAAGGTGCGCACAGTGAGATTAAAGATGAAAGAGTTAGGACTGAAGAAGAATCCAGGGTGTAGCTGGATTGAGATAGACAAGAGAATCCAATCTTTCTTTGTCAAAGATCAGTCACACCCAGAAGCAGAGGCAATACATGAGTGTCTTACAATTCTTACCAGTCACATGGAAAAGGATGAGATTTTGCCTCTTAACATAGAAGAATCTACTAGTTTCCAATTGGAAGGATAA
- the LOC110599684 gene encoding reactive oxygen species modulator 1, producing the protein MARDSCLARVTAGVAVGGAVGGAVGAVYGTYEAIRYKVPGLLKIRHIGQTTLGSAAIFGLFLGAGSLIHCGKSY; encoded by the exons ATGGCGAGGGATAGTTGCCTGGCTCGAGTGACCGCCGGCGTGGCCGTTGGAGGTGCTGTTGGTGGCGCTGTCG GGGCTGTATATGGGACATATGAGGCAATCAGGTATAAG GTGCCAGGACTTTTGAAGATCAGGCATATTGGACAAACAACACTAGGCAGTGCTGCCATTTTTGGTCTTTTCTTGGGTGCTGGGAGCTTGATACACTGCGGGAAGTCATATTGA
- the LOC110599756 gene encoding uncharacterized protein LOC110599756 isoform X1, producing the protein MRGFLLTALLSLFIHQFPCLPSDDSSFGLSYNGGKIMTRPVRVSLLWFGTGWQESGKEAIRNAINSLTPSRYLGKNSEVPTLGDWWNIVRQYTDSSNDPVSDRVDVGSECFYTGSELNMTRDQVIDIGHSVFNKTLIDAFRGNLTCNEAFEVNENSIFHVVFSHTVIFLDRKEQTELMVSCSGDLQVEAFAGANVTLGWARAPQKDANSDQCSRFLQGKSYLGPPNGDEKIDSLVGYILSKITEGVTNRDGRGWIANDGSGMTVGSFCASTIQRRPEGPPLFRDGERKVSFNAVGLNGYRYIVQYIWDQKIQNCALKVSETCNFNVIVLKQPKGYLNRGLAVNHTDGLQPYPPNQMCQWSVSYPAAKFISFTMNYLSLTANGDDTLQICPSNSSLAQCNVLQLLEKNSNRKFKVMGSKATIKFTSGDHVSFESRGWELSYSAGFCNGKEDVYNHDGIIGYPPLIGFSYIEGLSCLWILHGKPGTLVSLSFTHINISEDFDFLAIYNGAKQQVANFSGYYSGSGLPHLNLTGEVRIAFATQTEKGQGWSANYFIASPVSRNSKTFLVIIIVVSAVGVSISLAFIAFALRKNRSRCSYAMDSDESLMLMRLETIRDENLIGEGPSAVVYRAVLTDGKCIAVKAPKGTASPVDLEREILSKSSSHPNIISLVGYAHDGLQRHYLAFEFMSGGNLRMNLMERGERLDWEKRLAIALQICSAIQMLHMYLKPPIYHGNIASENILLDELSNAKLAGFSKADYCSNNRMNPGDLSEMAEDIWSFGIVLVELLRGQNLDDRNAYKNFRSLEEVNEFVGNHEHFDRRLGIPDEQSRIMGLAKLGEIAKWCIGLGCGVERERNNPQIGDVLSGLKQVKQMFCCV; encoded by the exons ATGAGGGGTTTTCTTCTAACTGCTCTTTTATCGCTATTTATACATCAATTTCCTTGTTTACCTTCAGATGACAGTTCTTTTGGTCTCTCTTACAATGGAGGGAAAATTATGACACGACCAGTCAGAGTATCCCTTCTATGGTTTGGCACTGGTTGGCAAGAATCTGGTAAAGAAGCTATTAGAAATGCCATAAATTCTTTAACTCCATCTCGATATCTTGGTAAGAATTCTGAAGTGCCCACGTTGGGAGACTGGTGGAATATTGTTAGACAGTATACAGACAGCTCAAACGACCCAGTGTCTGACAGAGTGGATGTCGGATCTGAATGCTTCTACACAGGCTCTGAACTCAACATGACTCGAGACCAAGTGATTGACATTGGACATTCAGTGTTTAACAAGACTTTGATCGATGCATTTCGAGGGAACTTAACCTGTAATGAAGCTTTTGAAGTGAACGAGAACAGTATTTTTCATGTTGTGTTTTCTCATACAGTTATCTTCTTAGATAGAAAGGAGCAGACAGAATTGATGGTCTCTTGTAGTGGGGATCTTCAGGTCGAGGCCTTTGCAGGGGCGAATGTAACTCTGGGATGGGCAAGAGCTCCACAGAAAGATGCTAATTCTGATCAATGTTCAAGATTTTTGCAAGGGAAATCCTATTTAGGCCCACCAAATGGTGATGAGAAGATAGATAGCTTGGTGGGTTACATTCTGTCCAAGATCACGGAGGGGGTTACCAATCGTGATGGAAGAGGGTGGATTGCTAATGATGGAAGTGGAATGACAGTAGGCAGTTTTTGTGCATCTACAATTCAACGACGACCAGAAGGTCCTCCACTATTTagagatggagaaagaaaagtgaGTTTTAATGCTGTTGGTTTGAATGGTTACAGATACATTGTTCAATACATATGGGACCAGAAAATCCAGAACTGTGCCTTGAAGGTATCAG AAACCTGTAATTTCAATGTGATTGTTCTTAAACAGCCCAAGGGATATCTAAATAGAGGGCTTGCAGTCAATCACACAGATGGATTGCAGCCATACCCTCCTAACCAGATGTGTCAGTGGAGTGTCAGCTATCCAGCAGCAAAGTTTATCAGTTTCACCATGAACTACCTCTCACTGACGGCAAATGGAGATGATACACTCCAAATTTGCCCATCTAACTCAAGTCTAGCACAATGCAACGTCCTTCAGTTGCTGGAAAAAAATTCTAACAGGAAATTCAAGGTAATGGGCTCAAAAGCTACTATAAAGTTTACAAGTGGAGATCATGTTTCCTTTGAGTCCAGAGGATGGGAACTCAGTTATTCTGCAG GATTCTGCAATGGGAAGGAAGATGTATATAACCATGATGGTATCATAGGCTACCCACCACTGATCGGCTTTTCTTACATAGAAGGACTGAGTTGCCTATGGATTCTCCATGGGAAACCAGGAACTCTTGTATCATTAAGTTTCACCCATATCAACATCTCAGAAGACTTTGATTTTCTTGCCATATATAATGGCGCAAAGCAGCAGGTAGCTAACTTCTCTGGCTATTATTCTGGGTCTGGTCTCCCGCATTTGAACTTGACTGGTGAAGTTAGGATTGCATTTGCTACTCAGACAGAAAAAGGGCAAGGTTGGTCAGCTAATTATTTCATTGCATCTCCTGTGAGTCGCAATAGCAAAACATTCCTTGTCATCATCATTGTTGTTTCAGCTGTTGGAGTAAGCATTTCTCTTGCTTTCATAGCCTTCGCCTTGCGCAAAAATAGAAGCAGGTGCAGTTATGCAATGGATTCAGATGAGAGCCTGATGCTAATGAGACTAGAAACGATCAGAGATGAAAACCTAATTGGGGAGGGGCCTTCTGCAGTTGTTTACAGAGCAGTTTTGACGGATGGGAAGTGTATAGCAGTCAAAGCTCCTAAAGGTACAGCTTCTCCAGTTGACTTAGAGAGGGAGATATTGAGTAAATCCTCTTCCCACCCAAATATCATATCTTTAGTTGGATATGCACACGATGGACTCCAAAGACATTACTTGGCGTTTGAATTCATGAGTGGGGGCAATTTGAGGATGAACTTGATGGAAAGAGGAGAAAGACTAGACTGGGAGAAGAGATTAGCTATAGCATTACAGATCTGCTCTGCAATCCAAATGCTTCACATGTATCTGAAACCACCTATTTATCATGGCAATATAGCATCTGAGAATATTCTCCTTGATGAATTAAGCAATGCAAAATTAGCTGGTTTCAGCAAGGCAGATTATTGCAGCAACAACAGGATGAATCCTGGAGACTTGTCTGAAATGGCAGAAGATATTTGGAGTTTTGGAATAGTTTTGGTTGAGCTTTTAAGAGGACAGAACCTAGATGATAGAAATGCCTACAAAAATTTCAGGAGCCTTGAAGAGGTAAATGAGTTTGTTGGCAACCATGAGCACTTTGATCGACGATTGGGTATTCCTGATGAACAAAGTAGGATCATGGGTCTAGCAAAGTTGGGTGAAATTGCAAAATGGTGCATTGGTCTTGGCTGTGGAGTTGAAAGGGAAAGAAATAATCCTCAGATAGGTGATGTTTTGTCAGGCTTGAAGCAGGTGAAGCAAATGTTTTGTTGTGTGTGA
- the LOC110599756 gene encoding uncharacterized protein LOC110599756 isoform X2 gives MTRPVRVSLLWFGTGWQESGKEAIRNAINSLTPSRYLGKNSEVPTLGDWWNIVRQYTDSSNDPVSDRVDVGSECFYTGSELNMTRDQVIDIGHSVFNKTLIDAFRGNLTCNEAFEVNENSIFHVVFSHTVIFLDRKEQTELMVSCSGDLQVEAFAGANVTLGWARAPQKDANSDQCSRFLQGKSYLGPPNGDEKIDSLVGYILSKITEGVTNRDGRGWIANDGSGMTVGSFCASTIQRRPEGPPLFRDGERKVSFNAVGLNGYRYIVQYIWDQKIQNCALKVSETCNFNVIVLKQPKGYLNRGLAVNHTDGLQPYPPNQMCQWSVSYPAAKFISFTMNYLSLTANGDDTLQICPSNSSLAQCNVLQLLEKNSNRKFKVMGSKATIKFTSGDHVSFESRGWELSYSAGFCNGKEDVYNHDGIIGYPPLIGFSYIEGLSCLWILHGKPGTLVSLSFTHINISEDFDFLAIYNGAKQQVANFSGYYSGSGLPHLNLTGEVRIAFATQTEKGQGWSANYFIASPVSRNSKTFLVIIIVVSAVGVSISLAFIAFALRKNRSRCSYAMDSDESLMLMRLETIRDENLIGEGPSAVVYRAVLTDGKCIAVKAPKGTASPVDLEREILSKSSSHPNIISLVGYAHDGLQRHYLAFEFMSGGNLRMNLMERGERLDWEKRLAIALQICSAIQMLHMYLKPPIYHGNIASENILLDELSNAKLAGFSKADYCSNNRMNPGDLSEMAEDIWSFGIVLVELLRGQNLDDRNAYKNFRSLEEVNEFVGNHEHFDRRLGIPDEQSRIMGLAKLGEIAKWCIGLGCGVERERNNPQIGDVLSGLKQVKQMFCCV, from the exons ATGACACGACCAGTCAGAGTATCCCTTCTATGGTTTGGCACTGGTTGGCAAGAATCTGGTAAAGAAGCTATTAGAAATGCCATAAATTCTTTAACTCCATCTCGATATCTTGGTAAGAATTCTGAAGTGCCCACGTTGGGAGACTGGTGGAATATTGTTAGACAGTATACAGACAGCTCAAACGACCCAGTGTCTGACAGAGTGGATGTCGGATCTGAATGCTTCTACACAGGCTCTGAACTCAACATGACTCGAGACCAAGTGATTGACATTGGACATTCAGTGTTTAACAAGACTTTGATCGATGCATTTCGAGGGAACTTAACCTGTAATGAAGCTTTTGAAGTGAACGAGAACAGTATTTTTCATGTTGTGTTTTCTCATACAGTTATCTTCTTAGATAGAAAGGAGCAGACAGAATTGATGGTCTCTTGTAGTGGGGATCTTCAGGTCGAGGCCTTTGCAGGGGCGAATGTAACTCTGGGATGGGCAAGAGCTCCACAGAAAGATGCTAATTCTGATCAATGTTCAAGATTTTTGCAAGGGAAATCCTATTTAGGCCCACCAAATGGTGATGAGAAGATAGATAGCTTGGTGGGTTACATTCTGTCCAAGATCACGGAGGGGGTTACCAATCGTGATGGAAGAGGGTGGATTGCTAATGATGGAAGTGGAATGACAGTAGGCAGTTTTTGTGCATCTACAATTCAACGACGACCAGAAGGTCCTCCACTATTTagagatggagaaagaaaagtgaGTTTTAATGCTGTTGGTTTGAATGGTTACAGATACATTGTTCAATACATATGGGACCAGAAAATCCAGAACTGTGCCTTGAAGGTATCAG AAACCTGTAATTTCAATGTGATTGTTCTTAAACAGCCCAAGGGATATCTAAATAGAGGGCTTGCAGTCAATCACACAGATGGATTGCAGCCATACCCTCCTAACCAGATGTGTCAGTGGAGTGTCAGCTATCCAGCAGCAAAGTTTATCAGTTTCACCATGAACTACCTCTCACTGACGGCAAATGGAGATGATACACTCCAAATTTGCCCATCTAACTCAAGTCTAGCACAATGCAACGTCCTTCAGTTGCTGGAAAAAAATTCTAACAGGAAATTCAAGGTAATGGGCTCAAAAGCTACTATAAAGTTTACAAGTGGAGATCATGTTTCCTTTGAGTCCAGAGGATGGGAACTCAGTTATTCTGCAG GATTCTGCAATGGGAAGGAAGATGTATATAACCATGATGGTATCATAGGCTACCCACCACTGATCGGCTTTTCTTACATAGAAGGACTGAGTTGCCTATGGATTCTCCATGGGAAACCAGGAACTCTTGTATCATTAAGTTTCACCCATATCAACATCTCAGAAGACTTTGATTTTCTTGCCATATATAATGGCGCAAAGCAGCAGGTAGCTAACTTCTCTGGCTATTATTCTGGGTCTGGTCTCCCGCATTTGAACTTGACTGGTGAAGTTAGGATTGCATTTGCTACTCAGACAGAAAAAGGGCAAGGTTGGTCAGCTAATTATTTCATTGCATCTCCTGTGAGTCGCAATAGCAAAACATTCCTTGTCATCATCATTGTTGTTTCAGCTGTTGGAGTAAGCATTTCTCTTGCTTTCATAGCCTTCGCCTTGCGCAAAAATAGAAGCAGGTGCAGTTATGCAATGGATTCAGATGAGAGCCTGATGCTAATGAGACTAGAAACGATCAGAGATGAAAACCTAATTGGGGAGGGGCCTTCTGCAGTTGTTTACAGAGCAGTTTTGACGGATGGGAAGTGTATAGCAGTCAAAGCTCCTAAAGGTACAGCTTCTCCAGTTGACTTAGAGAGGGAGATATTGAGTAAATCCTCTTCCCACCCAAATATCATATCTTTAGTTGGATATGCACACGATGGACTCCAAAGACATTACTTGGCGTTTGAATTCATGAGTGGGGGCAATTTGAGGATGAACTTGATGGAAAGAGGAGAAAGACTAGACTGGGAGAAGAGATTAGCTATAGCATTACAGATCTGCTCTGCAATCCAAATGCTTCACATGTATCTGAAACCACCTATTTATCATGGCAATATAGCATCTGAGAATATTCTCCTTGATGAATTAAGCAATGCAAAATTAGCTGGTTTCAGCAAGGCAGATTATTGCAGCAACAACAGGATGAATCCTGGAGACTTGTCTGAAATGGCAGAAGATATTTGGAGTTTTGGAATAGTTTTGGTTGAGCTTTTAAGAGGACAGAACCTAGATGATAGAAATGCCTACAAAAATTTCAGGAGCCTTGAAGAGGTAAATGAGTTTGTTGGCAACCATGAGCACTTTGATCGACGATTGGGTATTCCTGATGAACAAAGTAGGATCATGGGTCTAGCAAAGTTGGGTGAAATTGCAAAATGGTGCATTGGTCTTGGCTGTGGAGTTGAAAGGGAAAGAAATAATCCTCAGATAGGTGATGTTTTGTCAGGCTTGAAGCAGGTGAAGCAAATGTTTTGTTGTGTGTGA
- the LOC110616896 gene encoding cytochrome P450 94A1 has translation MDFITLLLSLVPVLIFICCFFISSSPSHPPCPESYPIIGNLPGFLRNRNRFHDWVTDMLCQTPSSTLQINSLFSRGICTANPVHVEHLLVTNFSNYVKGSRFLNVLYELLGHGIFNVDGRLWTLQRKVASHEFNTKSLKHFISDVVKSEIAKTLLPNLSKACDENSVFDLQEVLGKFTFSTISKVAFGIDLQSVSNLPFAEAFDDAVEICFSRFLSPFPPIWKLKRLFNIGSEKRFKEAIETINEFAMEIMKSKHQEESSGERVAKNQDLLSRFMFLSSNLEFQDQEHKTKFLRDIIISFVLAGKDTTSTALTWFFWLLAGDPRCARLIYQELSEVATQLDAEAVPAARTFSYDELKKLHYLHAALSESMRLFPPVAINSRLTVSDDVLPDGTPVKKGWFADYSAYAMGRMERVWGQDCREFKPERWLDRDGKYRSFDQFRFPVFHCGPRTCLGKDLAYIQMKAIAAAVMYEFEIVAADGGATSERMMNPPYIVALLLKMTGGFPVRLKRREKPKYI, from the coding sequence ATGGATTTCATCACCCTCCTCCTCTCCTTGGTCCCAGTCCTCATCTTCATCTGCTGTTTCTTCATCTCCTCCTCTCCTTCTCATCCTCCATGTCCAGAATCATACCCGATAATCGGCAACCTCCCAGGTTTCCTCCGCAACCGCAACCGCTTCCACGACTGGGTCACAGACATGCTCTGCCAGACCCCGTCATCAACCCTTCAAATCAACTCTTTATTCTCCCGTGGAATCTGCACTGCAAATCCTGTCCACGTAGAGCACCTCCTTGTCACCAACTTCTCCAACTACGTCAAGGGCTCTCGCTTTCTTAACGTCCTCTATGAACTCCTTGGCCATGGGATCTTCAACGTTGATGGTCGTCTCTGGACCTTGCAACGCAAGGTTGCTAGCCATGAGTTCAACACCAAATCTCTCAAACACTTTATATCAgatgttgtcaaatctgaaatAGCCAAAACCCTCTTGCCTAATCTTTCTAAGGCATGTGATGAGAATTCAGTATTTGATCTTCAAGAAGTGTTGGGGAAGTTCACTTTCAGTACCATTTCCAAAGTTGCATTTGGTATAGACCTCCAATCCGTGTCAAATTTACCTTTTGCTGAAGCTTTTGATGATGCTGTAGAGATATGCTTTTCAAGATTCTTGTCTCCCTTTCCACCAATTTGGAAGCTCAAAAGATTATTCAATATTGGATCTGAGAAGCGATTCAAAGAAGCCATTGAAACGATCAATGAGTTTGCTATGGAGATTATGAAGTCTAAGCATCAAGAAGAGAGTAGCGGTGAAAGGGTAGCCAAGAATCAAGATTTGTTATCAAGATTCATGTTCCTGAGCTCCAATCTGGAATTTCAAGATCAAGAACACAAGACCAAGTTCTTGAGAGACATAATCATAAGCTTTGTGCTCGCTGGCAAGGACACAACTTCAACGGCCTTGACATGGTTTTTCTGGTTACTTGCCGGCGACCCTCGATGCGCACGCTTGATCTATCAAGAATTATCGGAAGTGGCAACTCAGCTGGATGCGGAGGCGGTGCCTGCGGCGAGGACTTTTAGCTACGATGAGTTGAAGAAGCTTCATTATTTGCATGCAGCTCTATCGGAGTCGATGAGGTTGTTTCCACCAGTGGCCATCAATTCAAGACTGACGGTAAGTGATGATGTTTTGCCTGATGGGACCCCTGTGAAGAAAGGTTGGTTCGCTGATTATTCTGCTTATGCAATGGGTAGAATGGAGAGGGTGTGGGGCCAGGATTGCAGAGAGTTCAAGCCCGAGAGGTGGTTGGACAGAGATGGAAAATATCGGTCGTTTGATCAATTTCGATTCCCTGTGTTTCATTGTGGGCCAAGGACGTGTTTGGGGAAGGACTTGGCTTATATACAGATGAAGGCAATAGCAGCGGCTGTGATGTATGAGTTTGAAATCGTGGCTGCTGACGGGGGTGCGACTTCAGAGAGGATGATGAATCCGCCTTATATCGTAGCATTGCTTCTTAAAATGACAGGGGGCTTCCCTGTTAGGCTAAAGAGAAGAGAAAAACcgaaatatatataa
- the LOC110617334 gene encoding 30S ribosomal protein S17 isoform X1, with protein sequence MKSVVGMVVSNKMQKSVVVAVDRLFHNKLYNRYVKRTSKFMAHDEHDLCNIGDRVRLDPSRPLSKRKHWVVAEILKKARIYVPPSADSSVIYNSLKRSNSAPKKSCFE encoded by the exons ATGAAGTCGGTGGTGGGGATGGTGGTGTCTAATAAGATGCAGAAGTCCGTGGTGGTGGCCGTCGACAGGCTCTTCCACAACAAGCTCTACAACCGTTACGTCAAGCGCACCTCCAAGTTCATGGCCCACGACGAGCATGACCTTTGTAACATTGGCGATCGA GTTAGATTGGATCCTTCTAGGCCCTTAAGCAAGCGGAAGCATTGGGTTGTTGCTGAAATTTTGAAGAAAGCACGTATTTATGTGCCACCATCAGCTGATAGCTCT GTGATATATAATTCATTGAAGAGATCTAACTCAGCTCCCAAAAAGAGTTGCTTTGAATGA
- the LOC110617334 gene encoding 30S ribosomal protein S17 isoform X2, protein MKSVVGMVVSNKMQKSVVVAVDRLFHNKLYNRYVKRTSKFMAHDEHDLCNIGDRVRLDPSRPLSKRKHWVVAEILKKARIYVPPSADSSVSLDGKTEAQTSTAS, encoded by the exons ATGAAGTCGGTGGTGGGGATGGTGGTGTCTAATAAGATGCAGAAGTCCGTGGTGGTGGCCGTCGACAGGCTCTTCCACAACAAGCTCTACAACCGTTACGTCAAGCGCACCTCCAAGTTCATGGCCCACGACGAGCATGACCTTTGTAACATTGGCGATCGA GTTAGATTGGATCCTTCTAGGCCCTTAAGCAAGCGGAAGCATTGGGTTGTTGCTGAAATTTTGAAGAAAGCACGTATTTATGTGCCACCATCAGCTGATAGCTCTGTGAGTTTAGATGGCAAAACTGAAGCACAAACTTCTACAGCCTCTTGA